One Longimicrobium sp. genomic window, CCGTCTCACGGCAGAGATTGAACTTTTCCAGGCCTGATCTGTCGGATATTTTTGACGGACTCCTGAAGCTGAGGACCTATGGTTTCACTGAGACAGTGGCAAGAGGAAGCGTTTGAGAAGTGGTGGGAATCCAAACGCGGGATCGTTTCCGTTGTCACGGGCGGCGGGAAGACGATATTTGCTATCTACTGTTTCGACCGTTTTCGAGACAGGTATCCTAGCTCAAAACTCTTGGTGATAGTTCCTACACTCGCACTCCTTGACCAATGGGTAGTCACGCTGGAGTGCGACTTAGGACTGCGGCCTGAGCAGATTGGCACCTACAGTGGCGAGAGTCGGGCGCAGCAACCCGCGGTTGCAAATGTCGCTGTGCTGAATACGGCCCGGACACTCGTGCATGAGCTAACAAAAACCGGTACTTGGATGCTCGTGGTAGATGAATGTCATCGTGTGGGCTCACCTGTCAACGCGAAAGCGTTGGAAGGGCAGTTTGTCGCCACTCTTGGCGTGAGTGCAACGCCTCAGCGCGAGTACGACGAGGGGTTCTCGGAATATATCGAGCCCGCGCTTGGCCCGGTCATATTCGAGTATGACTATGCTGATGCGCGGCGAGATGGGGTTATAGCATCGTTTGAACTTCACAACATCCGCTTCCCGTTGACACACTCGGAACGGAGTGAATACGAGGAGTTATCACGCCGGGTCAGGCGGGCATATGCGAGGCATCAGCGGCAACCCTCTGAAGAGTCGCAGTACGGTATTGAGGCTCTTCTGCGTAAGCGGGCAGGTGTCTCGCTGTCTGCTAAGTGGCGTGTTCCCACCGCCGTAGCTGCACTAGAGCGGGCCCGCGGAAAAGCGATCGTGTTTCATGAACGCATTAAGGCAGCAGAACAGATCTCTCATCTCCTCAATCAGCGGAATCGTCGTTCTACGACATATCACTCCCGGGTGTATGGCCCCACGCGACGTGGGCGCTTGCGACAGTTTCGGATGGGAATATATGACACCTTGGTTACTTGTCGCTCTCTCGACGAGGGACTGAACGTCCCCGACGCATCTATCGCTATGCTGGTGGCCTCCAGCAGAAGCACACGTCAGCGTATCCAGCGTTTAGGACGAGTCCTGCGCGCATCGAACCCACAAAAAACTGCCACAGTAATAACACTCTACGCGACAGAGGCAGAGCAGCGGCAACTTGAGAAGGAAGCGAAACACCTTGGCGAAGTAGCTCGAATTCGATGGTTTGAGGCTGGTCGCAAGAATGCCTAAAAACCTGGTGACACATCGCAATCTCTACAATCGGGTAGAGCTCAGCGAGGCTGACTACGAGAACTTGCTGCGGGCATGGGCACCTCAGCTTTTCCCCGGTTATCGCTGGTACCCGTTCAAGCCGGCGATCCTTAGTCCTGAGGGCGTTGTTCATCCCGATGCGGCCCTAATATCCGCTGACGGAGATGAATGGTGGGTCGTTGAGATTGAGCTTGCGCGGCACTCTATTCAGTCCCACGTCGAGTCTCAGCTACAGCGACTCCGGAATGGAATCTACGCAACCGCCTCACGCGCATATCTGACTTCGAGTTATCCTGCAGACGTAGACCTATTTGATCGCATGCAGTACGTACGGCCACACTTTCTGGTGGTAGTAGATGATCGCTCAACGTTGATCCGTAATGTTGCTGAGGAAAACGATTTCGAAGTGCTCTACGTTTTACCGTTTCTGTCCGGCACTCCAGCACATCTATATGCAGGAGCGGCCGAGGGATTCTTCCCCTCGCGCAGAGCTCGATCGCGAGCCACAGGGATTGTTTTGGAGATGCGGGATGATCCCTTTGTGGTTCGGCTGAGCTCTCTCGAAACTTCTACACTTCCTGCGGACACAGACCAAGTGTTGATCGGATCTCGTCTTGTTCGTTGCCGAATCGAACGCAATCTTCAAGGGCTGGTGCTCTCTCTCGGCCCAGAGGAGTTCTACGAGATTCTTGGTCGCCAGTCCTACTACGTGCTACGGTTCGAACAGAACCAGCCGGCGTGTCTGAACCCACTTCCCACTCTCGGAGGATGATCCATGGTTGAGCAGGTCAAGATACCGTTCACAACTGGTAATCGCATTTGGTCGACCTACAAAAACTATCCATATAAAGCTTGGTATGCTGTTGCAGAGCTAGTAGACAACAGTACTCAGGAATATTTTAACAATAAAGAGCTACTCGATGAGGTTTATGAGCGCGAAGGGTCTGGTCTGGAGGTTTCCATTGTGTTTGATCCGGACACCCGGATACTGGAAGTCGCCGACAACTCGATTGGGATGGACCTTCCGACTTTAAGCCGAGCGGTTCTGCTGGCAGAACCACCGGAAAACAGGTCGGGGCGTTCCGAATTTGGAATGGGAATGAAGACAGCGTGCAGCTGGCTTGGCTCTGAGTGGGGAGTGCGGACGAAGAAGCTCGGGGATAGACACGAGTACAGCTTCTTCATCAATATTCCCGAACACTCAATTTCGACTGAACAGACACTTCCTATCACCGTGAAGGAAGTGGATGATGTCGATGCACATTACACAGTCCTAACAGTCAAGAAGGTTCGGCAGGAATTCCAAGGTCCGGCCATCAGCACGCTAAAGCGGCGTTTGGCTGAGATTTACCGTAAGGACATCGAGTCCGGCCAGCTTACACTTAGGTATAATACAGACATTCTCCAACCCCCCGTTCTCACGCCATTGCAGACCGTCGTCAAAGCCAAGGATGAGAATGGGAATACGATCGAGGTTACCAATACTTGGAAGCGAGAAGTCGAGTTCGATGTTGAGATTGACAGTGAGACTGGGGCGACAGGCAAGGTTAAGGGGTGGATTGCGGTAATGGTGCCGGGTGGTCGAAACAAAGCCGGTTTCGATCTGTTCCGTCGCGGACGCGTGATTCTCGGGCGTCCTCTAGGATATCGCCCGCAGGGGATTTTCGGGACCGATGCACCGAATAACTTGTTGAACCAGCGGTTATTCGGCGAACTACACCTTGATGAGTTCCCGGTGAACCATCTCAAATCCGATTTCCAATGGGAAGGCTGGAGAGAGGAATTTGACGCAAAGCTAAAGAAAGCTGCTGAGGATTATGTGAACTTCGCGAAGAAATACCGTCCATCACAGGAAGGAGGTGACGGCAGGGTCCCTCCGACAATTGTGTATGCTGCGAACGACGATGTGGCCGAGTCACTCGATAGCGATGCCCTCGCCACAGAGATCGAAATTCTGGAGGCGATGGGGCCTCCGCCGCTTCCCGAGGAAGAAGTAAAGCAGGCAGAAGCAGACGTACTTCGGGATCAGCCATTTGAACCACGAGTGGTTCAGCTACGGGATAAGACTTTCGCTATCTATCATCCCATAGGTATGAAGGCAGAGCAGGAATACATGAAGTTTCAAGCAGCCGGGAAGGACAAGGTCGACATCTTCATCAACGACAATCATCCGTATATCGGTGATCTGGACGTTGATGAGGGCAGAGCTGAACGATACCAAGAGCACATCCGCAACTGTGTTCACGATGCGATGACGGCCCACATACTCACGAACCTTGGCAAAGGGGATTGCGCAGATACGTTCCTTAGAGTGAAGGATCAGCTCCTCCGTCGCATGTGAAACTTGCGAGCGGGCCTGGTAACTTTGCCGAATTAAAGCTCCTGCCGACAGTTGCTCGGTAATCCGAAGGCGGGCTGGCGCGCGCGTAACCCAATGTCGAAGCTATGTATAGCGTCTGCCTCTGAACTCGGAGCGAAATGCTTTTCCCGATGCTCCCCCTCCCCCCGTGGCATGCCGATTGCCCCGCCGCCAGAAGGCGAGGGTCCACGTCGGCGCGCCGGGCGCGCCGCGCATCGGGGGAGTTGCAGGCCAATGGCGGCACAACGTATTCTGGTCATCGAGGACGAGCCGGGTGCGCGCGAGGCGCTGCAGAGCCTGCTGTCGGAGGAGGGCTACACCGTGGCCACCGCCGAGAACGGCGAGAAGGGCCTTAAGCGCCTCTCCGAGTTCCGCCCGGACACGGTGGTCTGCGACTTCTACCTTCCCGACACCGACGGGCTGCAGATCCTGCGGCAGGTGCGCGACCGGGCGGGGAGCGAGGTGGCGTTCATCGTGATCACCGCCGGGTGCGGCGGCGCCGAGGCCGAGTCGCAGCTCCAGCGCGAGGCCGACTTCTTCTTCCAGAAGCCGCTCGACCTGGCGCGCTTCCGCCGCGCGCTGCAGCGCATCGGGAGCGCGCTGGCCAGCGGCGGCAAGGGCGCCCTGGCCAACGTGAAGGACGCGCTGCGGCCACACCACTGACCCCGGGACCGGACCCCCGCCCATGCGCTACGAAGACGACGACACCCCCACCTTCATCATCGAGACGAGCGGGGGCGGCACCGGCGCGTTCCTGCTGGGCGTGCTGGTGGGCGCCGCCGCCGCGCTCCTGCTGGCCCCCCGGAGCGGCGCCGAGACGCAGGCCGAGATCGCGGGCGCCGCCCGGCGGCTGCGCGACGACGTGGAGGGGCGCGTCACCGGCGCCCGCCGGAGCGTGGCCGGCCGCGTGGGCGAGGCGCGCGCCGGGGTCACCGGGCGCATCGACCGCGCGCGCGGCCGGGTGGAGGATCGCATCGGCACCGTGCGCGAGCGGGTGGAGACGCGGGTGGACCAGGCGAAGGCCGCGCTGGAGGCCGGCCGCGGCGCCGCGCGCGAGGCCCGCGAAGACCTGCAGCGCCGCGTGGACGAGGCCAAGCGCACCTACCGCGAGGGCCTCTCCCGCCGCCGCGGCGGCGACGGCGCCGCCCCCGAGGTGGTGGTCGAGGAGGTCTCCACCCAGGAGGACGCGGGCGACCTGGCCTGAACCCCAGGGGACAGGGGACAGGGAACAGGGGACAGCCGGCCACGTGAGCGCAGTTGCAGGCTGTCCCCTGTAACCTGTTCCCTGTTCCCTATAAGTTTAGGGGCATGACCGAACGCAGGCGGTGGAGGCGCGCGGTGAACGTCCCGAGGGCCGCCGGTGCGGCCCTCCGTCGCATGTTGCGCGGCGGCGGGGAGTTCGTCACGCGGCTCTACGTGAAGGCGGGCGAGGACGACATCTTCTTCCTGGCCGGGGGGATCGCCTACAACGTGGTCCTGGCGGCCGTCCCCTTCCTCCTGATGCTGATCGCCGTCTTCGGCTCGGTGCTGAAGGCGCAGTTCGAGGACCCGCAGCAGGCGGCGGTCGACTACGTGTTCCGGGTGCTGTCGCCCTCTCAGCAGGTGGCGGAGTTCACCCGCGAGCTGGTGGGCGAGATCGTGGGCGGGCGCACCGGCTTCGGCGTTGTCGGCGTCCTCTTCTTCGTCTGGGGCTCCACGGCGCTGTTCGGCACGCTCCGGGCGGCGCTCCGGACCATCTTCGACCTCCCCGAGGAGCGCGGGATCGTGGAGGGGAAGGTGTTCGACCTGCAGATGGTGGTGATGGCGGGGACGCTGTTCTTCGCCAACACCGGGATCAGCGTGGTGCTGGAGGGGGCGCAGCGCTACGGGACCGAGTGGCTGGGGCTGGGCGGGGCGGCGTGGGTGGAGACGGCGCAGCGGGCGTGGGCGCAGTTCCTGGCCTTCGCGGCCATCTTCGTGATGTTCCTGCTCATCTACCGCTTCCTCCCCAAGCGCCGCACCCCGCTCAGGATGTCGCTGGTGGCGGCCGGCTTCGCGGCGGTGGGGTGGGAGCTGCTCAAGAACCTCTTCGCGCTGTACCTGCAGAACGCGCCGAACCTGGGGCGCACCTGGGGGGCGGCGCTGGGGCCGGTGGTGGTGGTGCTGTGGGTGTACTACGCGTGCGTGGTGTTCATCCTGGGCGGCGAAGTCGCCCAGGTGTACGATTTGCTGAGGGTGCGGCGGATGCAGCGGGAGCTGCTGGAGTAGGGTGGGTACGAGGTACGGAGTACGGGGTACGGAAGTGCGAAAGTGCGAAAGTGCGAAAGTGCGAAAGTGCAGACGCGGAACGCAGCCTTCCCAGCCCGGAGGGCTTCCCGTAGTTCCAGCGGGCGTCTTCAGGCGCTCGCGAGCTAACCACGGAGGGGATATGCGGCGGTTGCTGGGTCTGGTGACGGCGATGCTGGCGGTGGCGGGGACGGCGGGCAGCGCGCGGGCGCAGCTGCCGGTGAGCCCGCTGGCGCTGGAGCACGGGGTGGAGGGGGAGGGGACGGAGCGCTACCGCGACCCGCCGGTGAACGTGGAGGGGCGCTACATCGTGATCTCGCTCCAAGAGCACCGGCTCTACGTGATGGAGGACAGCCGGGTGCTCTGGTCCACCCTGGTGGGCACGGGGACGGGGACGCGGCTGGAGGGCGCCGGGCAGAAGTGGGACTTCTCCACGCCGCGCGGGATGTTCCGCGTGCAGCGCAAGGAGAAGAACCCCAGGTGGTACGTGCCCGACTGGGCCTACATCGAGCGCGGCGAGCGGATCCCCGACCGCGACGACCCGCGGCGCTGGGAGGAGGGGATGCTGGGGACCACCGCGCTCTTCCTGGGCGAGGGGATCGCCCTGCACGGCACCAACAAGCCCGAGCTGCTGGGCCAGGACGTCTCGCACGGCTGCATCCGCATGACCAACGAGGCCGCCCGCCAGCTCTACCACGACGTCGAAGTCGGCACCCCCGTCTTCATCTACTGAAGCTGCCCGCCGTTCTCCCTCCCACCGCGCAGCGGGGGGAGGGCCGGGGAGGGGGGCCGCACGGGGCCTCAGCGATTGGGGATGCCTCCGCCTCGCCGTCGTCGTGGACGGCAGGC contains:
- a CDS encoding ATP-binding protein encodes the protein MVEQVKIPFTTGNRIWSTYKNYPYKAWYAVAELVDNSTQEYFNNKELLDEVYEREGSGLEVSIVFDPDTRILEVADNSIGMDLPTLSRAVLLAEPPENRSGRSEFGMGMKTACSWLGSEWGVRTKKLGDRHEYSFFINIPEHSISTEQTLPITVKEVDDVDAHYTVLTVKKVRQEFQGPAISTLKRRLAEIYRKDIESGQLTLRYNTDILQPPVLTPLQTVVKAKDENGNTIEVTNTWKREVEFDVEIDSETGATGKVKGWIAVMVPGGRNKAGFDLFRRGRVILGRPLGYRPQGIFGTDAPNNLLNQRLFGELHLDEFPVNHLKSDFQWEGWREEFDAKLKKAAEDYVNFAKKYRPSQEGGDGRVPPTIVYAANDDVAESLDSDALATEIEILEAMGPPPLPEEEVKQAEADVLRDQPFEPRVVQLRDKTFAIYHPIGMKAEQEYMKFQAAGKDKVDIFINDNHPYIGDLDVDEGRAERYQEHIRNCVHDAMTAHILTNLGKGDCADTFLRVKDQLLRRM
- a CDS encoding response regulator, which gives rise to MAAQRILVIEDEPGAREALQSLLSEEGYTVATAENGEKGLKRLSEFRPDTVVCDFYLPDTDGLQILRQVRDRAGSEVAFIVITAGCGGAEAESQLQREADFFFQKPLDLARFRRALQRIGSALASGGKGALANVKDALRPHH
- a CDS encoding YtxH domain-containing protein, encoding MRYEDDDTPTFIIETSGGGTGAFLLGVLVGAAAALLLAPRSGAETQAEIAGAARRLRDDVEGRVTGARRSVAGRVGEARAGVTGRIDRARGRVEDRIGTVRERVETRVDQAKAALEAGRGAAREAREDLQRRVDEAKRTYREGLSRRRGGDGAAPEVVVEEVSTQEDAGDLA
- a CDS encoding YihY/virulence factor BrkB family protein, whose protein sequence is MNVPRAAGAALRRMLRGGGEFVTRLYVKAGEDDIFFLAGGIAYNVVLAAVPFLLMLIAVFGSVLKAQFEDPQQAAVDYVFRVLSPSQQVAEFTRELVGEIVGGRTGFGVVGVLFFVWGSTALFGTLRAALRTIFDLPEERGIVEGKVFDLQMVVMAGTLFFANTGISVVLEGAQRYGTEWLGLGGAAWVETAQRAWAQFLAFAAIFVMFLLIYRFLPKRRTPLRMSLVAAGFAAVGWELLKNLFALYLQNAPNLGRTWGAALGPVVVVLWVYYACVVFILGGEVAQVYDLLRVRRMQRELLE
- a CDS encoding L,D-transpeptidase; the protein is MRRLLGLVTAMLAVAGTAGSARAQLPVSPLALEHGVEGEGTERYRDPPVNVEGRYIVISLQEHRLYVMEDSRVLWSTLVGTGTGTRLEGAGQKWDFSTPRGMFRVQRKEKNPRWYVPDWAYIERGERIPDRDDPRRWEEGMLGTTALFLGEGIALHGTNKPELLGQDVSHGCIRMTNEAARQLYHDVEVGTPVFIY